One stretch of Halobaculum marinum DNA includes these proteins:
- a CDS encoding electron transfer flavoprotein subunit beta/FixA family protein, with the protein MKILVTVKEVAEAADDFEIDGTDIGEQYLEYDLNEWDDYAVEAAVQLSEAYDDVETVSVTIGPERSEETIRMALAKGVDRAVRVWDDDVAAAELDVAAKTRLLSAVIAEEEPDLVLTGVQAADDGFGATGVSLADDIGFDWAAVVNHLETEDDLSTAHVHRELEGGIEELTDVDLPAVLTIQTGLNEPRYASLRGIRAAQSKEIAEYGLDDLGLDADAVASPISRTAMYEPETESDATYFDGSAEEQAAQLADVLRNKGVVSE; encoded by the coding sequence ATGAAGATCCTCGTCACGGTCAAGGAGGTCGCGGAGGCGGCCGACGACTTCGAGATCGACGGGACGGACATCGGGGAGCAGTACCTCGAGTACGACCTCAACGAGTGGGACGACTACGCCGTCGAGGCGGCCGTCCAACTGTCTGAGGCGTACGACGACGTGGAGACCGTCTCCGTCACGATCGGTCCCGAGCGCTCCGAAGAGACGATCCGAATGGCGCTCGCGAAAGGCGTCGACCGCGCGGTCCGCGTGTGGGACGACGACGTCGCCGCCGCCGAGTTGGACGTGGCGGCGAAGACGCGGCTCCTGTCGGCGGTCATCGCCGAGGAGGAGCCGGACCTCGTGCTCACGGGCGTCCAGGCGGCCGACGACGGCTTCGGCGCGACCGGCGTGTCGCTGGCCGACGACATCGGCTTCGACTGGGCGGCGGTCGTCAACCACCTCGAGACCGAGGACGACCTGTCGACGGCGCACGTCCACCGCGAGTTGGAGGGCGGCATCGAGGAACTGACCGACGTGGACCTGCCGGCGGTGCTCACGATCCAGACCGGCCTGAACGAACCTCGCTACGCGAGTCTGCGCGGGATCCGCGCGGCCCAGAGCAAGGAGATCGCCGAGTACGGACTGGACGACTTGGGGCTCGACGCCGACGCCGTCGCCTCCCCCATCTCGCGCACCGCGATGTACGAACCGGAGACGGAGTCGGACGCGACGTACTTCGACGGCTCCGCCGAGGAGCAGGCCGCACAACTGGCTGACGTGC
- a CDS encoding helix-turn-helix transcriptional regulator has translation MRYAALLAALVVLLSVVAGPAAALTGSGSVPAPATAEPTPPSRLAPAGPAATVVGTPRTNFSISLRADSAAEWTVETTIPLSDETDRAAFREYASEYESGDASGGPSIDLFRNAAAQASEATGREMAISNVNRSTVLRNQTGTLRLQFTWEGFLAQGENGTLVLGDAFETPNNGTWLGSLSDTQRLVIVPPEGYEVSDVSDGFRRSINDRRIIVEGPQTFEAGDIEIAYASTEGGLNLPVAWIVGGGAVLLVAVAAIAYRRGGLRAADVVVPNVTVGDGEGDAGAAANANSTAGDASADAAAGVSEHVPGGKATPDAGTGAAATDADGAIAGEATAVADDGHDATEDLELLSDEERVERLLEQNGGRMRQGDIVSGTGWSDAKVSQLLSAMADDGRIEKLRLGRENLISLADESADDGDDESTA, from the coding sequence ATGCGGTACGCCGCCCTCCTCGCCGCGCTCGTCGTGCTCCTCTCGGTCGTCGCCGGCCCGGCAGCGGCGCTGACGGGGTCTGGCTCCGTCCCCGCGCCGGCGACCGCGGAGCCGACACCGCCGTCGCGACTGGCCCCCGCGGGCCCTGCGGCGACGGTGGTCGGGACGCCGCGGACGAACTTCTCCATCTCGTTGCGCGCCGACTCCGCAGCCGAGTGGACCGTCGAGACGACGATACCGCTGTCCGACGAGACCGACCGCGCGGCGTTCCGCGAGTACGCCAGCGAGTACGAGAGTGGCGACGCGAGCGGCGGTCCGTCTATCGACCTGTTCCGCAACGCCGCGGCCCAAGCGTCGGAGGCCACCGGCCGCGAGATGGCGATCAGTAACGTGAACCGGTCTACGGTCCTCCGCAACCAGACCGGTACGCTGCGCCTCCAGTTCACGTGGGAGGGCTTCCTCGCCCAGGGCGAGAACGGGACGCTCGTGCTCGGAGACGCCTTCGAGACGCCGAACAACGGGACGTGGCTCGGGTCGCTGTCGGACACCCAACGCCTCGTCATCGTGCCGCCCGAGGGGTACGAGGTGAGCGACGTCTCCGACGGGTTCCGCCGCTCGATCAACGACCGGCGGATCATCGTCGAGGGGCCACAGACGTTCGAGGCTGGCGACATCGAGATCGCGTACGCCTCGACCGAGGGCGGACTGAACCTCCCGGTCGCCTGGATCGTCGGCGGGGGCGCGGTGCTGCTCGTGGCGGTCGCCGCCATCGCCTACCGGCGTGGCGGCCTCCGCGCGGCGGACGTGGTCGTCCCGAACGTGACCGTCGGCGACGGGGAGGGAGACGCCGGGGCCGCCGCGAACGCGAATTCGACCGCTGGCGACGCGTCGGCGGACGCGGCCGCCGGTGTGTCCGAGCACGTCCCCGGCGGGAAGGCGACGCCAGACGCAGGCACCGGCGCCGCGGCGACGGACGCAGACGGCGCCATCGCGGGCGAGGCGACGGCGGTCGCCGACGACGGGCACGACGCCACGGAGGACCTTGAACTGCTCTCGGACGAGGAGCGCGTCGAACGCCTCCTCGAACAGAACGGCGGGCGGATGCGGCAGGGAGACATCGTCAGCGGCACCGGCTGGTCGGACGCGAAGGTGTCCCAACTGTTGTCGGCGATGGCCGACGACGGTCGGATCGAGAAGCTCCGCCTCGGTCGCGAGAACCTGATTTCGCTGGCCGACGAGTCGGCGGACGACGGCGACGACGAGTCGACCGCCTGA
- a CDS encoding DUF7096 domain-containing protein, translating into MRVIPVFLAALLVFAAVGVGTPAPPSATVRGDADAVATAPDAVTATATTIEHNASGAIRVLELNQSEPATADVDVVTIEAGTATALDANSSAARIETIALRERIEGANASDERQKEILDGLNEVEKDVITLHSERRAAIASYANGDISARQLLVELAEVRASANVLAERVRIVSRLAERSDDVSVDRNRVARLELDLRTFDGPVRSRSANALAGDRLASTRVYVAATEHSVTLSTVVDGQYVRETFRGDLRSRDTRGIDEVTAQNVTAQSYPEIWAAAGGEAATLGSGGTFISTLQYPNGTLTAFVGGGSEQVFMEHQQIDLGGIKHGPTATRTLDVSLVVNRTFPGGPLRVAVVDPATGDPIDAVVKIQPEDGASTEVGTTGDDGVLWTVSPRGEFVVTVVEVGSTDVSFVSVAPTEPKTVAETLDSNGGSASAEPPE; encoded by the coding sequence ATGCGAGTCATCCCCGTCTTCCTCGCGGCCCTCCTGGTGTTCGCCGCGGTCGGGGTCGGCACACCCGCCCCACCGTCGGCCACGGTGCGAGGCGACGCCGACGCCGTGGCGACCGCGCCCGACGCGGTCACCGCGACTGCGACCACGATCGAACACAACGCGTCCGGCGCGATACGGGTGCTCGAACTCAACCAGAGCGAACCCGCCACTGCCGACGTGGACGTGGTGACGATCGAGGCCGGAACCGCGACGGCGCTCGACGCGAACAGCTCCGCCGCTCGGATCGAGACGATCGCTCTCCGCGAACGAATCGAAGGCGCGAACGCGAGCGACGAGCGACAAAAGGAGATCCTCGACGGCCTCAACGAAGTCGAGAAAGACGTGATCACCCTCCACAGCGAGCGGCGCGCGGCGATCGCCAGCTACGCGAACGGCGACATCTCTGCGCGACAACTGCTCGTCGAGTTGGCCGAAGTCCGAGCGTCGGCAAACGTGCTCGCAGAGCGCGTGCGCATCGTGAGCCGACTCGCCGAGCGCAGCGACGACGTCTCGGTCGACCGAAACAGGGTCGCGCGCCTCGAACTTGATCTCCGGACGTTCGACGGCCCGGTCCGGTCGCGATCCGCCAACGCGCTCGCCGGCGACCGCCTCGCCTCGACGCGGGTGTACGTCGCGGCGACCGAACACAGCGTCACGCTCTCGACTGTCGTCGACGGCCAGTACGTCCGCGAGACGTTCCGTGGCGACCTCCGGAGCCGCGACACCCGCGGTATCGACGAGGTGACCGCACAGAACGTGACCGCACAGAGCTACCCCGAGATATGGGCGGCGGCGGGCGGCGAGGCCGCCACCCTCGGCTCCGGCGGGACGTTCATCTCCACCCTCCAGTACCCCAACGGAACGCTGACGGCGTTCGTCGGCGGGGGGAGCGAACAGGTGTTCATGGAACACCAGCAGATCGACCTCGGCGGTATCAAGCACGGGCCGACGGCGACGCGGACGCTCGACGTGTCACTCGTCGTCAACCGAACGTTCCCCGGCGGGCCACTGCGGGTCGCCGTCGTCGACCCGGCCACCGGGGACCCCATCGACGCGGTCGTGAAGATCCAGCCCGAAGACGGCGCGAGCACCGAGGTCGGGACGACTGGCGACGACGGCGTCCTCTGGACCGTCTCGCCGCGCGGCGAGTTCGTCGTCACTGTGGTCGAAGTCGGTTCGACCGACGTGTCCTTCGTCTCCGTCGCTCCGACGGAACCGAAGACGGTCGCGGAGACGCTCGACTCGAACGGCGGGTCGGCCAGCGCCGAGCCGCCGGAGTGA
- a CDS encoding type IV pilin N-terminal domain-containing protein, whose product MARPSRRRGPLARANASVVGVAVLVAAAVALSATVASAAFALTPAEPAPVAAVDVSVSGATVTLTHAGGDALDVRTLRVVVAVDGTPLRHQPSVPFFAQRGFRSGPTGPFNSAADPRWTAGETASFALAGTNRPQIEPGTSVEVTVYRDGRRLVTATVSGGA is encoded by the coding sequence ATGGCTCGCCCGTCACGACGCCGTGGACCGCTCGCCCGCGCGAACGCGTCGGTCGTCGGGGTCGCCGTGCTCGTTGCCGCCGCCGTCGCACTGTCGGCGACGGTCGCGAGCGCCGCGTTCGCGCTGACACCCGCCGAACCGGCACCGGTGGCGGCGGTCGACGTGTCCGTCTCCGGCGCCACCGTCACGCTCACCCACGCCGGCGGCGACGCGCTCGACGTGCGGACCCTCCGCGTCGTCGTCGCCGTCGACGGGACGCCACTGCGCCACCAGCCGTCGGTGCCGTTCTTCGCACAGCGGGGGTTCCGCAGCGGCCCGACGGGACCGTTCAACAGCGCCGCCGACCCGCGCTGGACGGCCGGGGAGACCGCCTCGTTCGCGCTCGCTGGGACGAACCGACCGCAGATCGAACCGGGTACGAGCGTGGAGGTGACCGTCTACCGGGACGGTCGACGACTGGTGACGGCGACCGTGTCCGGTGGAGCGTGA
- a CDS encoding methyltransferase domain-containing protein → MGILEDKDNARLFYKYFSRVYDTINPYIWDDRMRNQALEWFDADRDDRVLDVGAGTGFATEGLLNHVDEVYALDQSRGQFSQAFKKFGKDGKVRFHMGDAERLPFKDDSFDKLWSSGSIEYWPNPVEALREFRRVVKPGGTVLVVGPDYPKLKPFQKLADAIMLFYDAEEAEEMFQAAGFEDTRHFIQQRHRGTPRAITSVATVPEDGDGASDDADVADEATEPAEEPTTADD, encoded by the coding sequence ATGGGTATCCTGGAGGACAAGGACAACGCGCGGCTGTTCTACAAGTACTTCTCGCGCGTCTACGACACGATCAACCCGTACATCTGGGACGACCGGATGCGCAACCAGGCGCTGGAGTGGTTCGACGCCGACCGCGACGACCGCGTGCTCGACGTGGGCGCCGGCACCGGCTTCGCGACGGAGGGGCTGCTCAACCACGTCGACGAGGTGTACGCGCTCGACCAGTCGCGGGGGCAGTTCTCGCAGGCGTTCAAGAAGTTCGGCAAAGACGGGAAGGTCCGCTTCCACATGGGCGACGCCGAGCGCCTCCCGTTCAAAGACGACAGCTTCGACAAACTGTGGTCGTCCGGCTCCATCGAGTACTGGCCCAACCCCGTCGAGGCGCTTCGGGAGTTCCGCCGCGTCGTCAAACCCGGCGGCACCGTGCTCGTCGTCGGCCCCGACTACCCCAAGCTGAAACCGTTCCAGAAGCTCGCCGACGCGATCATGCTGTTCTACGACGCCGAGGAGGCCGAGGAGATGTTCCAGGCCGCCGGCTTCGAGGACACCCGCCACTTCATCCAGCAGCGCCACCGCGGCACGCCCCGCGCCATCACGAGCGTCGCGACCGTCCCCGAAGACGGCGACGGCGCCAGCGACGACGCCGATGTCGCTGACGAGGCGACCGAGCCGGCCGAGGAACCGACGACCGCCGACGACTGA
- a CDS encoding creatininase family protein, whose translation MQLSEATWTEVRDADLAAALLPVGSTEQHGPHAPLGTDALTAQAVADAAAAKWADDDGRDGDLLVAPPVHVGVAEEHRAFDGTLWVSPDTFRAYVRETVESLAFHGVGRVVLVNGHGGNVEALAEVARRVSRDEATDAYAVSFTWFEAVGEHSSRMGHGGPLETALLRHVAPDLVHEDRVEEARDGGSDRWGEWVRGVNLAHDSDEFSDNGVVGDPTEGDAALGEELLDRASDALVDVAGAVSERER comes from the coding sequence ATGCAGCTCTCGGAGGCGACGTGGACCGAGGTGCGCGACGCCGACCTCGCGGCGGCGCTGCTCCCCGTAGGGAGCACCGAACAACACGGCCCGCACGCCCCGCTCGGCACCGACGCACTGACGGCACAGGCGGTCGCCGACGCGGCGGCCGCGAAGTGGGCAGACGACGACGGACGGGACGGCGACCTCCTCGTCGCACCGCCGGTCCACGTCGGCGTCGCCGAGGAGCACCGCGCGTTCGACGGCACACTGTGGGTGTCGCCCGACACCTTCCGCGCGTACGTCCGCGAGACGGTCGAGAGCCTCGCGTTCCACGGCGTCGGCCGCGTCGTGCTCGTCAACGGGCACGGCGGCAACGTCGAGGCGCTGGCCGAGGTCGCCCGCCGCGTCTCGCGCGACGAGGCGACCGACGCGTACGCGGTGTCGTTCACGTGGTTCGAGGCGGTGGGCGAGCACTCGAGCCGGATGGGCCACGGCGGTCCACTTGAGACGGCGTTGCTGCGCCACGTCGCGCCCGACCTCGTCCACGAGGACCGAGTCGAGGAGGCTCGCGACGGCGGGAGCGACCGCTGGGGCGAGTGGGTCCGCGGCGTCAACCTCGCGCACGACAGCGACGAGTTCAGCGACAACGGCGTCGTCGGCGACCCAACCGAGGGAGACGCCGCGCTCGGCGAGGAGCTGCTCGACCGGGCGAGTGACGCGCTCGTCGACGTCGCGGGCGCGGTCAGCGAGCGCGAACGGTAG
- a CDS encoding DUF5790 family protein — MPQATFDDDDLFGEAADEMRADVEAHLANAKATLPTADAVWDTEADNVLGALNGLRSALDTGDAVEELRQAKKQYVMGERAGAFEDDEELAEEIESLQELVETLEEAHEQVGDLASVVPQIKSDLEDAHADGVDAEADGEEEAEA; from the coding sequence ATGCCACAAGCGACCTTCGACGACGACGACCTGTTCGGGGAAGCGGCCGACGAGATGCGCGCGGACGTCGAGGCACACCTCGCGAACGCGAAGGCGACGCTCCCGACGGCGGACGCGGTGTGGGACACGGAGGCGGACAACGTGCTCGGCGCGCTCAACGGCCTCCGCTCGGCCCTCGACACGGGCGACGCCGTCGAGGAGCTCCGGCAGGCGAAGAAGCAGTACGTGATGGGCGAGCGCGCCGGCGCGTTCGAAGACGACGAGGAACTCGCCGAAGAGATCGAGTCGCTCCAGGAACTCGTCGAGACGCTGGAGGAGGCCCACGAGCAGGTGGGCGACCTCGCGAGCGTCGTCCCGCAGATCAAAAGCGACCTCGAGGACGCCCACGCCGACGGCGTCGACGCCGAAGCCGACGGTGAGGAGGAGGCGGAGGCGTAA
- a CDS encoding dihydroneopterin aldolase family protein — translation MVTDAQQACFEAGIKFGSLYHQFAGTPVSPRSTRSLETAIAESIENQPFCESVTVAIDDDAVAADIAHDNGYTELSGHLMQVQMRIVYEGVTVRTRMEMEDGYPLMKLVEVIDDGTADA, via the coding sequence ATGGTCACCGACGCCCAGCAGGCGTGTTTCGAAGCCGGGATCAAGTTCGGCTCGCTGTACCACCAGTTCGCCGGCACGCCGGTGTCGCCCCGGAGCACGCGCTCGCTGGAGACAGCCATCGCCGAGTCGATCGAGAACCAGCCGTTCTGCGAGTCGGTGACGGTCGCCATCGACGACGACGCCGTCGCCGCCGACATCGCCCACGACAACGGCTACACCGAGTTGTCGGGCCACCTGATGCAAGTCCAGATGCGGATCGTGTACGAGGGCGTCACCGTCCGCACCCGCATGGAGATGGAGGACGGCTACCCGCTGATGAAACTCGTGGAGGTCATCGACGACGGTACCGCCGACGCGTGA
- the azf gene encoding NAD-dependent glucose-6-phosphate dehydrogenase Azf, whose translation MDEPVLLTGAGGRVGRAILAGIGEAYDWRLLDREPLADANLPSGVATEDVVVADVTDEAEMRAAVEGVGAVVHLAGDPRPNAPWDSVLTNNIDGTQTVLAAAADAGVDRFVFASSNHAVGAYETDDRTPDMYRKDDEFRLNGSELPRPSNLYGVSKAAGETLGRYYHDHHDIAVASVRIGNLTKGHPPKEYERGQAMWLSHRDCAHLFDCCLTADYDYEIVYGISDNDRKYYSIERARDVLGYDPQDNSADFTFAGEPKEEAEPDSA comes from the coding sequence ATGGACGAACCGGTGCTGCTCACGGGCGCTGGCGGCCGCGTCGGGCGTGCGATCCTCGCCGGGATCGGCGAGGCGTACGACTGGCGACTCCTCGACCGCGAACCCCTCGCGGACGCGAACCTACCGTCGGGCGTCGCCACCGAGGACGTGGTCGTGGCGGACGTGACCGACGAGGCCGAGATGCGCGCGGCCGTCGAGGGGGTCGGCGCCGTCGTCCACCTCGCCGGCGACCCCCGACCGAACGCCCCGTGGGACTCCGTGCTCACGAACAACATCGACGGCACCCAGACCGTACTCGCGGCCGCCGCCGACGCCGGTGTCGACCGGTTCGTGTTCGCCTCCTCGAACCACGCGGTGGGCGCCTACGAGACCGACGACCGGACGCCCGACATGTACCGCAAGGACGACGAGTTCCGCCTGAACGGGTCGGAACTCCCCCGACCCTCGAACCTGTACGGCGTCTCCAAGGCCGCCGGCGAGACGCTCGGACGCTACTACCACGACCACCACGACATCGCGGTCGCGAGCGTCCGCATCGGCAACCTCACCAAGGGGCACCCGCCGAAGGAGTACGAGCGCGGGCAGGCGATGTGGCTGTCCCACCGCGACTGTGCGCACCTGTTCGACTGCTGTCTCACCGCCGACTACGACTACGAGATCGTGTACGGTATCTCCGACAACGACCGCAAGTACTACTCCATCGAGCGCGCCCGCGACGTGCTCGGCTACGACCCGCAGGACAATTCGGCGGACTTCACCTTCGCAGGCGAACCGAAGGAAGAGGCCGAACCGGACTCCGCGTAG
- a CDS encoding DUF309 domain-containing protein, translating into MAPDTDPTPAPDDRIPDEQTRRAALRAGIALYTAGEYHAAHDPWEGVWLELRAAIDEAACGAPDAATSPDGTLVRDEALFHALIQFTAAQHHARERNWSGATGLTESAREYLAGLPNDYRGVDVARVRTALSRLAADPERVERGPAPPLAHEGERVAPTSLSLDAASLAAEALAEEYGLDESVVADAGRYAREEETVGRSRFAALLFDLLRVDTPQERRLVYDRLSGLVDQERRKEEDVEGLF; encoded by the coding sequence ATGGCACCAGACACCGATCCCACACCGGCGCCCGACGACCGAATTCCCGACGAGCAGACGCGCCGGGCCGCTCTCCGTGCTGGAATCGCCCTCTACACCGCCGGCGAGTACCACGCCGCTCACGACCCGTGGGAGGGCGTCTGGCTCGAACTGCGGGCCGCCATCGACGAGGCGGCCTGCGGAGCCCCCGACGCCGCAACGTCGCCTGACGGGACACTCGTCCGCGACGAGGCGCTGTTCCACGCACTGATCCAGTTCACGGCAGCACAGCACCACGCCCGCGAGCGCAACTGGTCGGGTGCGACCGGCCTCACCGAGAGCGCCCGCGAGTACCTCGCTGGCCTCCCAAACGACTACCGCGGCGTCGACGTGGCTCGGGTGCGGACGGCACTCTCGCGGCTGGCTGCCGACCCCGAGCGCGTCGAACGGGGTCCCGCGCCACCGCTCGCGCACGAGGGCGAACGCGTCGCCCCCACGTCGCTGTCGCTGGACGCCGCGTCGCTGGCGGCCGAGGCGCTCGCCGAAGAGTACGGCCTCGACGAATCGGTCGTCGCCGACGCCGGGCGGTACGCCCGCGAGGAGGAGACGGTCGGCCGGTCGCGATTCGCCGCGCTGCTGTTCGACCTGCTTCGGGTGGACACGCCACAGGAGCGACGGCTGGTGTACGACCGGCTGTCGGGACTGGTCGATCAGGAGCGCCGGAAAGAGGAGGACGTCGAGGGGTTATTCTGA
- a CDS encoding single-stranded DNA binding protein produces the protein MGAIEDVYDDLDADVPFEEFEAAVEQKVEDMGGLADEETAAMLIAHELRDEEVNTVADIEPGMDEVKFLAKVMTVGEVRTFERDGEDEDGHVLNVEVADESGRVTISLWDKVAVDAKEHLSPGDVLRIMGRPKEGYSGLEVAADKVEPDEDAEVDVEAVEQYRVEDLTMGASDVDLLGKVLDVDTVRTFDRDDGTEGKVSNMTVGDETGRVRVTMWDEMADRVEELSAGQSVEIVDGYVRERDGSLELHVGSRGAIDEVDEDVEYVPETTDIADLELDDVVDIAGGVIETSEKRTFDRDDGSQGQVRNVRIKDDTGEIRVALWGDKADRDIDLADKVVFTDVEIQDGWQDDLEASAGWRSSVSVLENAGGGAGGASGSDGAADRDAGQGGLDSFDSGDSGGSGGTAATATATTDDDATDDEGGVVEFTGTVVQAGDPVVLDDGTQTRSVKTSAKLRLGEEVTVRGVESDGTIDADDVF, from the coding sequence ATGGGCGCTATCGAGGACGTCTACGACGACCTGGACGCCGACGTCCCCTTCGAGGAGTTCGAGGCCGCCGTCGAGCAGAAGGTCGAGGACATGGGCGGACTGGCCGACGAGGAGACCGCGGCGATGCTCATCGCCCACGAGTTGCGCGACGAGGAGGTGAACACGGTCGCGGACATCGAACCGGGGATGGACGAGGTGAAGTTCCTCGCGAAGGTGATGACCGTCGGCGAGGTTCGCACCTTCGAGCGCGACGGCGAGGACGAGGACGGCCACGTGCTCAACGTCGAGGTGGCCGACGAGTCCGGCCGCGTCACCATCTCGCTGTGGGACAAGGTCGCCGTCGACGCGAAAGAACACCTCTCGCCGGGCGACGTGCTCCGGATCATGGGGCGCCCCAAGGAGGGGTACAGCGGCCTGGAGGTCGCCGCCGACAAGGTCGAACCCGACGAGGACGCCGAGGTCGACGTGGAGGCCGTCGAGCAGTACCGCGTCGAGGACCTCACGATGGGCGCCTCCGACGTCGACCTGCTCGGGAAGGTGCTCGACGTCGACACCGTCCGGACGTTCGACCGCGACGACGGCACCGAAGGGAAGGTGTCGAACATGACCGTCGGCGACGAGACGGGTCGCGTGCGCGTCACCATGTGGGACGAGATGGCCGACCGCGTCGAGGAGTTGTCCGCTGGGCAGTCCGTCGAAATCGTCGACGGCTACGTCCGCGAGCGCGACGGCAGCCTCGAACTGCACGTCGGCTCGCGGGGCGCCATCGACGAGGTCGACGAGGACGTGGAGTACGTCCCCGAGACGACCGACATCGCCGACCTCGAACTCGACGACGTGGTCGACATCGCCGGCGGCGTCATCGAGACGAGCGAGAAGCGCACTTTCGACCGCGACGACGGCTCGCAGGGGCAGGTGCGCAACGTCCGCATCAAAGACGACACCGGCGAGATCCGGGTGGCGCTGTGGGGCGACAAAGCCGACCGCGACATCGACCTCGCGGACAAGGTCGTCTTCACCGACGTGGAGATCCAAGACGGCTGGCAGGACGACCTCGAAGCCTCCGCAGGCTGGCGGTCGTCCGTCTCCGTGCTGGAGAACGCCGGGGGCGGTGCCGGCGGGGCGTCCGGGTCCGACGGCGCGGCCGACCGAGACGCTGGCCAGGGCGGTCTCGACTCGTTCGACTCCGGCGACTCCGGTGGGTCTGGTGGCACTGCCGCGACGGCGACCGCGACGACCGACGACGACGCGACCGACGACGAGGGTGGTGTCGTTGAGTTCACCGGGACGGTCGTGCAGGCCGGCGACCCGGTCGTCCTCGACGACGGCACGCAGACGCGATCGGTGAAGACCTCTGCGAAACTCCGCCTCGGCGAAGAGGTCACCGTGCGGGGCGTCGAATCCGACGGCACCATCGACGCCGACGACGTGTTCTGA
- a CDS encoding histone family protein, whose protein sequence is MTVELPFAPVDDVIRRNAGDLRVSAGAAEELAGRVQRHGASLAADAAERAAADGRKTLMPADFGVEQVVDRSSLTLPIAPVDRIARLDIDDSYRVSMDARVALADVLEDYADNVARAAALLARHADRRTVQADDIETYFALFEG, encoded by the coding sequence ATGACTGTCGAGTTGCCGTTCGCGCCCGTCGACGACGTCATCCGTCGCAACGCGGGTGACCTCCGGGTCAGCGCCGGCGCGGCCGAGGAGTTGGCCGGACGCGTCCAGCGCCACGGCGCGTCGCTGGCGGCCGACGCCGCCGAGCGGGCGGCCGCCGACGGACGAAAGACGCTGATGCCGGCGGACTTCGGCGTCGAACAGGTCGTCGACCGGTCGTCGCTGACGCTCCCCATCGCGCCCGTCGACCGCATCGCTCGGCTCGACATCGACGACTCCTACCGCGTCTCGATGGACGCCCGCGTGGCGCTGGCGGACGTCCTCGAGGACTACGCGGACAACGTCGCTCGCGCCGCCGCGCTGCTCGCGCGCCACGCCGACCGACGCACGGTCCAGGCCGACGACATCGAGACGTACTTCGCGCTGTTCGAGGGGTAG